The Lysobacter helvus nucleotide sequence GTTGATCGAGACGTTCTGGCCGTTGTCCATGCGCACGTAGACGACGTAGTTGTTCGCCTTGTTCTGCATGTTCTTCTGGATCGCGTTGCCGGCCACGGCACCGGCGACGGCGCCCGCGACGGTCGCGGTGTTCTGCTTGCCCTTGCTTTCATCGTTGGTGAGCGCGCGGCCCGCGGCGGCGCCGACGACGCCACCCAGCACCGCGCCCGTGGCGCCACTGGTCTGGCCCGTGCCGCCCACCGCATCGATGCGCGTCACGGTGCCGCAGTCGTAGCAGGTGGCGCTGTTCGACGGCGGATAGGTGTTCGGCGCCGGCGAACCGGAGTAGCTGGGCGAGGTGGAAGCGCA carries:
- a CDS encoding glycine zipper 2TM domain-containing protein → MNIRLISAATIASLALAGCASTSPSYSGSPAPNTYPPSNSATCYDCGTVTRIDAVGGTGQTSGATGAVLGGVVGAAAGRALTNDESKGKQNTATVAGAVAGAVAGNAIQKNMQNKANNYVVYVRMDNGQNVSINQADIGSIREGSYVRVYNGQVWTR